The Lysinibacillus pakistanensis genome includes a window with the following:
- a CDS encoding sensor histidine kinase: MLRKWHSIIPNSPMLSIYLWIIFCFLPFFFIFRKSSYLEISIGITFLMLYFIFYRFSMNSKNGLVYMWISFEMVINIVMTILYGYVYLSIFTAFFIGNIRRPVGFYIMYGLHIGFTVISTGVGFFVELHLFLSQLPFVVLTILAVVLLPLTIYSKNKRENLEGQLETANERIAELIVFEERQRIARDLHDTLGQKLSMIGLKSDLASRLIERDPQQALIEIKDIRQTASIALKEVRELVSDMRTTKFEDELMRISQILKAAEMEFIFEGDKETLQVPPLVENVLSMCLKEAVNNVIKHSGATKCEIAFHQNFKEIYLVVRDNGQGITKKQAWKTGNGLKGMRERLEFINGSFKIEGEEGTTLTVSIPVAITHQKVKENLKNI, encoded by the coding sequence ATGTTGAGGAAATGGCACAGTATTATTCCGAATAGTCCAATGCTCAGTATATATTTATGGATTATTTTTTGTTTCCTACCGTTTTTCTTTATTTTTAGAAAATCATCTTATTTAGAAATATCCATAGGGATTACTTTTTTAATGTTATATTTTATTTTCTATCGATTTTCTATGAATTCGAAAAACGGCCTTGTATATATGTGGATCAGCTTTGAAATGGTCATTAATATCGTGATGACAATACTGTATGGCTATGTGTATTTATCAATTTTCACAGCTTTCTTCATTGGTAATATTCGTAGACCAGTTGGCTTCTATATTATGTATGGATTACATATTGGCTTTACGGTTATTTCGACAGGTGTTGGTTTCTTTGTGGAGCTGCACTTATTTTTATCACAACTGCCGTTTGTTGTGTTAACAATTTTAGCGGTAGTACTTCTTCCGTTAACGATTTATTCAAAAAATAAACGTGAAAACTTGGAGGGGCAGCTAGAAACGGCTAATGAGCGAATTGCTGAGTTAATTGTTTTTGAGGAACGACAACGTATTGCACGGGATTTACATGATACACTAGGTCAAAAATTATCCATGATTGGCTTAAAAAGTGACTTAGCATCAAGACTAATTGAACGAGATCCACAACAGGCTTTAATAGAGATTAAGGACATTCGTCAAACAGCTAGTATTGCATTGAAAGAGGTTCGTGAATTAGTTTCTGATATGAGAACAACAAAATTTGAGGATGAGCTTATGCGCATTTCTCAGATATTGAAGGCTGCTGAAATGGAATTTATTTTTGAAGGAGATAAAGAAACATTACAAGTGCCCCCACTTGTAGAAAATGTTTTATCGATGTGTTTAAAAGAGGCTGTAAATAATGTCATCAAGCATAGTGGCGCTACCAAATGTGAAATTGCCTTTCATCAGAATTTTAAAGAGATATATTTAGTAGTTCGTGATAATGGACAAGGAATTACGAAAAAGCAAGCATGGAAGACAGGAAATGGCTTAAAGGGAATGCGTGAACGTTTAGAATTTATAAACGGCTCCTTTAAGATTGAAGGTGAGGAGGGCACCACATTAACGGTGTCGATTCCAGTGGCAATTACGCATCAGAAGGTCAAAGAAAACCTGAAGAACATATAG
- a CDS encoding fatty acid desaturase, whose translation MATDKEKTKKLRQDVAPFAKSDTAKSIFQMINTIVPLIALWIAGYMVVDVSPWLTAGLSVISAGFVVRVFIIFHDCTHGSFFKSKKANDWVGFFTGVLTSFPYEKWKREHTIHHATSSNLDKRGIGDIDMMTVEEYLQASKGQRLWYRFYRNPFVMFGLGPLYMVLVLNRFNRKDAKQKERLNTHVTNVVIAGLCATLIYTMGWQAFLLVQGVTLFVAGSLGIWLFYIQHTYEDSYFEHDSEWDYVKAAVEGSSYYKLPKLLQWVTGNIGFHHVHHLAPRVPNYNLEKAHNETPPLHTATTITLRTSLESLRYKLYDEDQGKFVTFKDVNEIIKRKAKGSIAA comes from the coding sequence ATGGCAACAGATAAAGAAAAAACAAAAAAACTGCGCCAAGATGTAGCGCCATTTGCGAAATCAGATACTGCTAAAAGTATTTTTCAAATGATTAATACGATTGTACCGTTAATCGCACTATGGATTGCTGGATATATGGTTGTAGATGTTTCACCATGGTTAACAGCTGGATTAAGTGTTATCTCGGCTGGGTTTGTCGTAAGGGTATTTATAATTTTCCACGACTGTACACACGGTTCATTTTTTAAAAGTAAAAAAGCAAACGATTGGGTTGGCTTTTTTACAGGAGTATTAACGTCATTCCCATATGAAAAATGGAAACGTGAGCATACAATTCACCACGCAACTAGCTCGAACTTAGACAAGCGAGGTATCGGTGATATTGATATGATGACAGTAGAGGAATATTTACAGGCTTCTAAAGGTCAACGATTATGGTACCGTTTTTATCGTAATCCATTCGTTATGTTTGGATTAGGACCATTATATATGGTATTAGTATTAAATCGTTTTAATCGTAAGGATGCAAAACAGAAGGAACGTCTTAATACCCATGTAACAAATGTTGTGATAGCAGGACTTTGTGCAACGTTAATCTATACGATGGGCTGGCAAGCATTTTTACTAGTACAGGGTGTAACATTATTCGTAGCTGGATCTCTAGGCATTTGGTTATTCTATATTCAACATACGTATGAAGATTCATATTTTGAACATGATTCGGAATGGGATTATGTAAAGGCTGCCGTTGAAGGAAGCTCGTATTATAAATTACCAAAGCTATTACAATGGGTTACTGGGAACATTGGTTTTCACCACGTACATCATTTAGCTCCACGTGTACCGAACTATAATCTTGAAAAAGCGCATAATGAAACACCACCATTGCATACTGCAACAACGATTACATTGCGTACAAGCTTAGAATCATTGCGCTACAAATTATACGATGAAGATCAAGGGAAGTTTGTAACGTTTAAGGATGTCAATGAAATCATTAAACGAAAAGCAAAAGGCAGTATCGCTGCTTAG
- a CDS encoding GNAT family N-acetyltransferase, which produces MIRFMEEKDIPEVLDIYNDIILTSKAVYRYETQSLEEKLQWFKDQQASHNPLLVFDENGVVAGFATYSQFRSYPGYKHTMEHSVYVHKDYYQKGIATKLMHKLIRIAEEQGVKTLVAGIDGENIGSIKAHEKLGFEYAGTIKNAGYKFEQWLDLVFYQLHLSGPK; this is translated from the coding sequence ATGATACGCTTCATGGAGGAAAAAGATATACCTGAGGTTTTAGACATCTACAACGATATTATTTTAACGAGTAAGGCTGTTTATCGTTACGAAACGCAATCGTTAGAGGAGAAATTGCAATGGTTTAAGGACCAACAGGCTTCTCATAATCCTCTCCTTGTCTTTGACGAGAATGGTGTAGTAGCAGGCTTTGCTACCTATAGTCAGTTCCGTTCCTATCCTGGTTATAAGCATACGATGGAGCATTCTGTGTATGTGCATAAGGATTATTATCAAAAGGGAATTGCTACTAAGCTAATGCATAAGCTTATTCGAATTGCAGAGGAGCAGGGTGTGAAAACACTTGTAGCAGGCATTGATGGTGAAAATATTGGTAGTATTAAAGCACATGAAAAATTAGGCTTTGAGTATGCAGGTACAATAAAGAATGCAGGCTATAAATTTGAACAATGGCTGGACCTGGTGTTTTATCAGCTTCATTTATCTGGACCTAAATAA
- the metH gene encoding methionine synthase, producing the protein MAKHLIEEQLEKRILILDGAMGTMLQNENLSAEDFGGEEYDGCNENLVLTRPDVLEKVHRKYLEAGADIICTNTFGGTPLVLNEYDLGAKAEEINKRAVEIARKAVDDFTTSDWPRFVAGAMGPTTKTLSVTGGITFDELEENFYVQAKALIEAGADVLLLETSQDMLNVKAGTLGVSRAFEVTGKVLPVMISGTIEPMGTTLAGQSIDAFYISIEHIKPLSVGLNCATGPEFMTDHIRSLAELSTGYISCYPNAGLPDEEGCYHESPESLSQKLKGFAEKGWLNIVGGCCGTTPAHIAAIREVLKDEKPRQLPEKTHGHVVSGIEPLVYDDSMRPLFIGERTNVIGSRKFKNLIIDGKFEEAAEIARAQVRNGAHVIDICLANPDRDELADMRGFMQEVVKKVKVPLVIDSTDEKVIEEALKFSQGKAIINSINLEDGEERFDAVMPLVKKYGASLVVGTIDEQGMAVDRHRKLEIAERSYYLLTEKWGLAPEDIIFDPLMFPVGTGDEQYIGSALETIEGIRLIKEKMPRTLTVLGVSNISFGLPPVGREVLNAVYLYHCTQAGLDYAIVNTEKLERYASIPEEEIKLANNLLFNTNDETLAIFTDFYRDKKKEKTEADIPKTVEGRLAYYILEGTKEGLIEDLEAAREIFEAPLDIINGPLMDGMAEVGRLFNNNQLIVAEVLQSAGVMKAAVAHLEQFMEKNEESAGKGKMVLATVKGDVHDIGKNLVDIILSNNGYKVVDLGIKVTPAQLIEAVRKEKPDFIGLSGLLVKSAQQMVITAQDFKEAGIDVPILVGGAALSRRFTETKIADEYDGPVIYSKDAMQGLEQANLLMGSETRADFLAKIDESRKKRLEADEKRAARPAKETAIKPARTVKEAPVFLPADVRRHVKKEYSVSHLYPYVNMRTLLGHHLGLKGQVQQLLDAGDTRAIELKDLVDDYLKSDLLKPSGMYQFFPAQADGDDVIVYDPADNKTVIERFTFPRQQVEPFLCLADFLKTVESGEMDYIALMVVTAGQGVMAKARELKEDGKFLESHALQSTALELAEGFAERMHQEIRDQWGFPDATDFTMRDRFAAKYQGQRFSFGYPACPNLEDQEKLFGLLKPEDIGVHLTEGFMMEPEASVSAIVFAHPDARYFNV; encoded by the coding sequence ATGGCTAAGCATTTGATTGAAGAGCAACTTGAGAAACGAATTTTAATTCTTGATGGCGCAATGGGAACAATGCTACAAAACGAAAACTTATCAGCTGAAGATTTCGGTGGCGAGGAATATGATGGCTGTAATGAAAATCTTGTACTAACTAGACCTGATGTGCTTGAAAAGGTTCATAGAAAATATTTGGAAGCAGGGGCAGATATTATTTGCACAAATACATTTGGAGGTACTCCACTTGTATTAAATGAATATGATCTGGGAGCAAAAGCAGAGGAAATCAATAAGCGTGCTGTAGAAATAGCACGTAAGGCAGTGGATGATTTTACTACCTCTGATTGGCCACGTTTTGTAGCAGGAGCGATGGGACCTACTACAAAGACCTTATCAGTGACAGGTGGAATTACCTTTGATGAGCTAGAAGAAAACTTTTATGTACAGGCAAAGGCATTAATTGAAGCTGGAGCGGATGTATTGTTGCTTGAAACCAGCCAGGATATGCTCAATGTGAAGGCGGGCACTTTAGGAGTATCTCGCGCATTTGAAGTGACTGGCAAAGTGCTTCCTGTGATGATATCGGGAACAATTGAACCAATGGGAACGACACTTGCAGGACAATCCATAGATGCATTCTACATTTCTATCGAGCATATTAAACCACTATCTGTAGGTCTGAACTGTGCGACAGGGCCAGAATTTATGACGGACCATATTCGTTCATTAGCAGAGCTTTCTACGGGATATATAAGCTGTTACCCGAATGCAGGCTTACCTGACGAGGAAGGATGCTACCATGAATCACCAGAGTCACTGTCACAAAAGCTAAAAGGCTTTGCAGAAAAGGGCTGGCTGAATATAGTGGGAGGCTGCTGTGGAACAACACCGGCCCATATCGCTGCTATTCGTGAGGTACTAAAGGACGAAAAGCCACGCCAATTACCTGAGAAAACTCATGGTCATGTAGTGTCGGGTATCGAGCCATTAGTGTACGACGATTCTATGCGTCCATTATTTATTGGAGAACGTACAAATGTAATTGGCTCTCGTAAGTTTAAAAACCTAATTATTGATGGGAAATTTGAGGAAGCAGCAGAAATTGCTCGTGCACAAGTAAGGAATGGTGCCCATGTTATTGATATTTGTTTAGCAAATCCTGATCGTGATGAACTAGCAGATATGCGAGGCTTTATGCAGGAGGTTGTGAAAAAAGTAAAAGTACCTCTTGTAATAGACTCAACGGATGAAAAAGTTATCGAAGAAGCACTCAAATTTTCGCAAGGGAAAGCTATAATCAACTCTATTAATTTAGAGGATGGGGAAGAGCGTTTTGATGCTGTGATGCCGCTTGTGAAAAAATATGGTGCCTCTTTGGTTGTTGGAACGATAGATGAACAAGGGATGGCAGTTGATCGACATCGTAAGCTAGAGATTGCTGAACGTTCCTATTACTTGTTAACAGAAAAATGGGGACTTGCACCAGAAGATATCATCTTTGATCCATTAATGTTTCCGGTAGGTACAGGAGATGAGCAATATATTGGTTCTGCTTTAGAAACAATCGAAGGAATCCGACTCATCAAAGAAAAAATGCCACGTACATTAACAGTGCTTGGTGTCAGCAATATCTCATTTGGATTACCGCCTGTTGGCCGTGAGGTGTTAAATGCAGTTTATTTATATCATTGTACACAGGCAGGCTTAGACTATGCGATTGTGAATACTGAAAAGCTAGAGCGCTACGCTTCCATTCCAGAAGAGGAAATTAAGCTTGCAAATAATTTATTATTTAATACGAATGATGAGACATTAGCCATATTCACAGATTTTTATCGCGATAAAAAGAAAGAAAAAACAGAGGCTGACATCCCTAAAACAGTAGAAGGTCGTTTAGCTTACTATATTTTAGAGGGGACAAAAGAAGGTCTTATTGAGGATCTAGAAGCTGCTCGTGAAATATTTGAAGCACCTCTTGATATTATTAATGGTCCATTAATGGATGGAATGGCTGAGGTTGGTCGATTATTTAATAATAATCAGCTTATTGTTGCTGAAGTATTACAATCCGCTGGGGTTATGAAGGCTGCTGTTGCTCACTTGGAGCAATTTATGGAGAAAAATGAAGAGAGTGCTGGTAAAGGAAAGATGGTGCTAGCAACAGTCAAAGGGGATGTCCATGATATCGGGAAAAACCTAGTTGATATTATTTTAAGCAATAATGGCTATAAGGTGGTTGACCTTGGCATCAAAGTAACTCCTGCTCAATTAATTGAAGCTGTTCGAAAAGAAAAGCCGGACTTTATCGGGCTTTCAGGCTTACTTGTAAAATCAGCACAGCAAATGGTCATCACGGCACAGGATTTCAAAGAAGCGGGGATTGACGTCCCAATTTTAGTGGGCGGTGCAGCATTATCTCGACGTTTTACAGAAACTAAGATTGCGGATGAGTATGATGGACCAGTCATCTATTCGAAGGACGCGATGCAAGGATTAGAGCAGGCAAATCTTTTAATGGGTTCAGAAACACGTGCAGATTTCCTAGCCAAAATTGATGAATCCCGTAAAAAACGTTTAGAAGCAGATGAGAAACGAGCTGCCCGCCCTGCAAAAGAAACAGCTATAAAACCTGCTCGCACAGTAAAGGAAGCACCTGTATTTTTACCAGCCGATGTAAGGCGACATGTGAAAAAGGAATATTCTGTATCTCATTTATATCCTTATGTAAACATGCGCACTTTACTTGGTCACCACTTGGGTTTGAAGGGGCAAGTACAACAATTACTTGATGCGGGAGACACAAGAGCAATAGAATTAAAGGACTTAGTGGACGATTATTTAAAAAGTGACTTGTTGAAACCGTCTGGAATGTATCAGTTTTTCCCTGCACAGGCAGATGGAGATGATGTAATCGTCTATGATCCAGCAGATAATAAAACAGTAATTGAGCGTTTTACCTTCCCACGTCAGCAAGTGGAACCATTTTTATGCCTTGCAGATTTCTTAAAAACGGTTGAGAGTGGGGAAATGGACTATATTGCCCTAATGGTTGTTACAGCAGGACAGGGGGTCATGGCAAAGGCGCGTGAGTTAAAGGAGGATGGGAAATTCCTTGAAAGCCATGCATTACAATCTACAGCACTAGAATTAGCAGAGGGCTTTGCAGAAAGAATGCATCAGGAAATTCGTGATCAATGGGGCTTCCCAGATGCCACAGACTTTACAATGCGTGATCGTTTTGCAGCTAAATATCAAGGACAGCGCTTCTCATTCGGCTATCCTGCGTGTCCAAATTTAGAGGATCAGGAGAAGTTGTTTGGCTTATTAAAACCGGAGGATATTGGTGTTCATTTAACTGAAGGCTTTATGATGGAACCAGAGGCTTCTGTTTCTGCAATTGTCTTTGCACATCCAGATGCTCGCTATTTTAATGTGTAA
- a CDS encoding bifunctional homocysteine S-methyltransferase/methylenetetrahydrofolate reductase — MGLLEKLKTHVLTADGAIGTVLYGYGLEYCHEEMNVQRPELIEKIHREYIAAGADIIQTNTYGANAIKLARYGLESRVQQFNEAAMTIAKRAAADGGQFVLGTIGGIRGIRKSDATLEEILATVEEQATVLLAGNPDGLLLETYYDFEELTATLKMLRAKTKLPIIAQVSMHEPGVLQNGKSLNSALHELEALGADIVGVNCRLGPYHSIQAFEGVELPEKAFMSTYPNASLLDLEDGRVVYESETDYFGRAAVALRDQGVRLIGGCCGTTPKHIAAAKKYLEELSPVEEKLAKPEKVEIVREAEPSRFEPLHIKVKRQRSVIVELDTPRHLEIDGFIKGAKKLYEAGADVVMMADNSLASPRISNVAMGALLKETHGVRPLTHITCRDRNLIGLQSHLMGLNALGIHDILAVTGDPTKVGDFPGATSVYDVSSMELIQLIKQLNEGVSFSGKPLRQKANFSVAAAFNPNVRVLDRAVSRLEKKIEHGADYFISQPVYTKEKIVEIYEATKHLEAPIYIGIMPVTSYKSAEFLHHEVPGIKLSENALARMKACGEDKEHATLEGIAIAKELVEVAAEYFNGIYLITPFLRYDMTLELMKFIEQLDEQKKGVSING; from the coding sequence ATGGGGTTGCTTGAAAAGTTAAAAACGCATGTTCTTACAGCAGATGGTGCAATTGGTACGGTATTATACGGCTATGGCTTGGAGTACTGTCATGAGGAAATGAATGTTCAAAGACCAGAATTAATTGAAAAGATTCATAGAGAGTATATAGCAGCTGGAGCCGATATTATTCAAACAAATACTTATGGAGCGAATGCTATAAAATTAGCACGTTACGGATTAGAGTCGCGTGTTCAGCAGTTTAATGAAGCAGCTATGACGATTGCCAAGCGAGCAGCTGCAGATGGAGGTCAATTTGTTTTAGGGACTATTGGGGGGATTCGAGGCATTCGGAAAAGCGATGCAACCTTAGAAGAAATTTTAGCGACTGTTGAAGAGCAAGCAACTGTGTTACTGGCAGGGAATCCAGACGGCCTTTTACTTGAAACCTATTATGATTTTGAAGAATTAACAGCAACATTAAAAATGCTTCGAGCTAAAACAAAGTTGCCAATCATTGCGCAAGTTTCAATGCATGAACCGGGAGTGCTGCAAAATGGTAAGAGTTTAAATAGTGCCCTACATGAGCTCGAGGCACTGGGTGCTGATATTGTAGGTGTTAACTGTCGTTTAGGTCCATACCATTCGATTCAGGCATTTGAGGGTGTAGAACTTCCTGAAAAGGCATTTATGTCTACCTATCCAAATGCATCTCTTCTAGATTTAGAAGACGGGCGTGTTGTTTATGAGTCAGAGACAGACTATTTTGGTCGCGCTGCTGTAGCACTTCGAGATCAAGGCGTTCGTTTAATAGGTGGGTGCTGTGGTACGACACCAAAGCATATTGCTGCAGCGAAAAAATACTTAGAGGAATTATCTCCAGTAGAAGAAAAATTAGCGAAGCCTGAGAAAGTAGAGATTGTACGTGAGGCAGAACCTTCAAGATTCGAGCCATTGCATATAAAAGTAAAACGTCAACGTTCGGTTATAGTAGAGTTGGATACACCAAGACATTTAGAAATCGATGGTTTTATTAAAGGTGCTAAAAAATTATATGAGGCAGGCGCAGATGTGGTCATGATGGCGGATAATTCCCTAGCATCGCCAAGAATAAGTAATGTGGCAATGGGCGCATTATTGAAAGAAACACATGGGGTACGCCCGTTAACACATATTACATGCCGAGATCGTAATTTAATTGGGCTGCAATCTCATTTAATGGGTTTAAATGCACTAGGCATTCATGATATTTTAGCGGTTACTGGAGATCCAACAAAGGTTGGGGATTTCCCAGGGGCAACGAGTGTTTATGACGTATCATCAATGGAGCTTATTCAATTAATCAAACAGTTAAATGAAGGTGTATCTTTTTCAGGGAAGCCACTACGTCAAAAGGCAAATTTCTCTGTAGCCGCAGCGTTTAATCCGAATGTACGTGTATTAGACCGAGCTGTATCTCGATTAGAAAAGAAAATTGAACATGGGGCAGATTATTTTATTTCACAGCCTGTCTATACAAAGGAAAAAATTGTAGAAATTTATGAGGCGACAAAGCATTTAGAAGCACCAATTTATATAGGAATTATGCCAGTTACGAGCTATAAAAGTGCGGAGTTCTTACATCATGAAGTTCCCGGCATTAAATTATCTGAAAACGCATTAGCACGGATGAAGGCTTGTGGTGAGGATAAGGAGCACGCGACACTAGAAGGAATTGCAATTGCTAAGGAATTAGTAGAGGTAGCCGCAGAATATTTCAATGGTATTTACCTCATTACACCATTCCTACGCTATGATATGACACTAGAACTAATGAAATTTATAGAGCAATTGGATGAACAGAAAAAAGGGGTAAGTATAAATGGCTAA
- a CDS encoding protoporphyrinogen oxidase, with translation METVVVLGGGITGLCTMHYLQRQVKEKKLNVRLVLVEKNTYLGGKLHSEYEQGFIMETGADSIVARHQGVMELVEEVNFKQDLVYNETGISYIYTNNELHAIPADSTFGIPMSLHSLEESTLVSEEGKKEALKDLTMPNVGFTKDSSIGEFLTYYLGEELVQNQIAPVLAGVYSGDLHQLSIASTLPYLIDYKNEYGSIIKGFDANREQFVKAANKKFISFKNGLSSLIDRLEETLTDVEILKGITTTSVNKQENHYQVTLANDTIIEADHVVLALPNETVQYLLKDETLNRYFDQFNTASAITIYLGFDVPDSRLPADGTGFIVSHNSDVICNAATWTSRKWKHTSANEQLLVRLFYKSINPAYEKLRRMTDEELSVVALEDVRKSLGIKEKPSVVNVSRWIDQMPKYDLAHREALQGLLQELETNYPNLSIAGCSYFGVGIGACIQNGKKIGDNIAEKLS, from the coding sequence ATGGAAACAGTGGTTGTATTAGGTGGAGGAATTACGGGTTTATGTACGATGCATTATTTACAGCGCCAAGTAAAGGAAAAAAAATTAAATGTAAGGCTTGTGCTTGTTGAAAAAAATACATATTTAGGTGGTAAGTTGCACTCTGAATACGAACAGGGATTCATTATGGAGACAGGGGCAGATTCAATAGTAGCCCGTCATCAAGGTGTTATGGAGCTGGTTGAAGAGGTTAATTTTAAGCAAGATTTGGTATACAACGAAACGGGGATTTCTTATATATACACAAATAATGAGCTCCATGCGATTCCGGCAGATTCAACATTCGGTATTCCGATGAGCCTTCACTCTCTGGAAGAAAGCACACTTGTATCCGAAGAAGGTAAAAAAGAAGCATTAAAGGATTTGACAATGCCAAATGTAGGCTTTACAAAAGACAGCTCAATTGGAGAATTTTTAACGTACTATTTAGGGGAGGAGCTTGTTCAAAACCAAATAGCGCCAGTATTAGCAGGTGTGTATTCAGGAGATTTACATCAACTATCGATTGCCTCCACATTACCTTATTTAATTGATTATAAAAATGAGTACGGTAGTATTATTAAAGGTTTTGACGCAAATCGAGAACAATTTGTAAAAGCTGCTAATAAAAAATTTATTTCATTTAAAAATGGTTTATCGTCTTTAATTGATCGTCTTGAAGAAACATTAACTGATGTAGAAATTTTAAAGGGAATTACCACTACTAGTGTCAACAAGCAGGAAAACCACTACCAAGTTACTTTAGCAAATGATACGATCATTGAAGCAGATCATGTAGTTTTAGCATTACCTAATGAAACTGTACAGTACCTATTAAAGGATGAAACATTGAACCGTTATTTTGACCAATTCAATACTGCCTCCGCTATTACAATTTATTTAGGATTCGATGTACCCGATAGTAGATTACCAGCTGATGGAACAGGCTTTATTGTGTCTCATAATTCTGATGTAATCTGTAATGCAGCGACATGGACAAGCCGTAAGTGGAAGCATACTTCAGCAAATGAGCAATTACTTGTTCGACTCTTCTATAAAAGCATCAACCCCGCATATGAGAAGTTACGTAGGATGACAGATGAAGAATTATCTGTTGTTGCCTTAGAGGATGTAAGAAAAAGCTTGGGGATTAAAGAAAAACCAAGTGTCGTGAATGTAAGTAGATGGATTGATCAAATGCCGAAATATGATTTAGCACATCGTGAGGCATTACAGGGCTTATTACAAGAGCTCGAAACAAACTATCCGAATTTATCCATTGCGGGCTGCTCTTACTTTGGTGTAGGTATAGGTGCTTGTATTCAAAACGGTAAAAAAATAGGGGATAATATTGCTGAAAAATTATCTTAA
- a CDS encoding globin-coupled sensor protein codes for MIFQKQRKTAAIDLQQYVVKMDVSNCKSMVKQIEMLNLTKQDLQYLKAFQPFVIENINDIVDRFYRMIGTEGSLVSIINSHSSVEKLKVTLGRHIIEMFNGTIDDEFYRRRTNIAKVHVHIGLRTQWYICAFQDLFLSFMDLVEEHIHHPKDQFNTIRAISKISNFEQQLVLEAFENTVEQHKENMERKKEAVEKEIVTSTESLATISQETNNSFHRISKQSDEIKQFAKNSLLVSAEAEKQAVEGRERIKSQSQNMCNIIDLLKDITENIEQLTGMSKEMESIMNVVTTIANQTNLLALNAAIEAARAGEAGKGFNIVANEVRKLSIQTKDSVTSVAMLLQKTNERTDKLTHSLNNIQEEVISGKENMVQTEGQFTKILESMTEAKEQNDSMEKEVLAIAEVLNELGIAFEEVTNSAEKLANVAQHLN; via the coding sequence GTGATTTTTCAAAAACAGAGAAAGACAGCAGCGATAGACCTTCAGCAATATGTTGTAAAAATGGATGTTTCTAATTGCAAGTCAATGGTCAAGCAAATAGAAATGCTAAATTTAACAAAGCAGGATTTACAGTATTTAAAAGCCTTTCAGCCATTTGTTATAGAAAATATTAATGATATTGTTGATAGATTTTATAGAATGATAGGAACTGAGGGTAGTTTAGTAAGTATTATTAATAGTCACAGTTCTGTAGAAAAATTAAAAGTAACGCTTGGCCGCCATATTATAGAAATGTTTAACGGCACAATTGATGATGAATTTTATCGAAGACGTACTAATATTGCTAAAGTACATGTTCATATTGGTTTAAGAACACAATGGTATATTTGTGCCTTCCAAGATTTATTTTTATCATTCATGGACTTAGTAGAAGAGCACATTCATCATCCCAAAGATCAGTTTAATACTATACGAGCCATTTCTAAAATTTCAAACTTTGAGCAGCAATTAGTATTAGAGGCCTTTGAAAATACTGTTGAGCAACACAAAGAGAATATGGAACGGAAAAAGGAAGCCGTGGAAAAGGAAATCGTCACGTCTACAGAAAGTCTTGCTACAATATCCCAAGAAACAAATAACTCATTTCATCGAATAAGCAAGCAATCAGATGAAATTAAACAGTTTGCAAAAAACTCACTTTTGGTGTCAGCGGAGGCTGAGAAGCAGGCAGTAGAGGGAAGAGAACGAATAAAGAGTCAATCACAAAATATGTGTAATATTATTGATTTGCTGAAGGATATAACAGAAAATATTGAACAGTTGACTGGTATGTCAAAAGAAATGGAATCAATTATGAATGTTGTTACCACAATTGCCAACCAGACCAATTTATTAGCTTTAAATGCAGCTATAGAAGCAGCCCGTGCTGGAGAAGCGGGTAAAGGCTTTAATATAGTTGCTAATGAGGTTCGAAAACTATCGATTCAAACAAAAGATTCTGTGACCTCAGTAGCCATGTTGTTACAAAAAACAAATGAACGGACAGATAAGCTAACACACTCTCTTAATAATATTCAAGAAGAGGTCATATCTGGCAAGGAAAATATGGTTCAAACAGAAGGGCAATTTACGAAAATATTAGAATCGATGACAGAGGCAAAAGAGCAAAATGATAGTATGGAAAAAGAAGTATTAGCGATAGCGGAGGTTCTTAATGAGCTAGGGATTGCCTTTGAAGAAGTAACGAATTCAGCTGAGAAATTAGCAAATGTTGCCCAACACTTAAATTAA